A single Ammospiza caudacuta isolate bAmmCau1 chromosome 6, bAmmCau1.pri, whole genome shotgun sequence DNA region contains:
- the DBX1 gene encoding homeobox protein DBX1, producing the protein MMFPGLIAPPAVYPSLLRPTPTLTVPQALQSAFSSHSSFLVEDLIRISRPAGYLPRSAPAAGVSPPGSAARTDAGTPELPGPTAGPRRGCSPQASSGDSTFLKFGVNAILSSAPRAETSPALLQSVPPKTFSFPYFEGSFQPFLRSSYFPAASAVVPIPGTFSWPLAARGKPRRGMLRRAVFSDVQRKALEKMFQKQKYISKPDRKKLAAKLGLKDSQVKIWFQNRRMKWRNSKERELLSSGGCREQTLPTKFNPHPDLSDVGKKCSGEEEEEEEEEVPPVCPASPQHPLTYHPSPEHLHLRDRLDSQMSPSPSHSSSPSKPSDFSDSEEEDDEGEEEEEEITVS; encoded by the exons ATGATGTTCCCCGGCCTGATCGCCCCCCCGGCCGTGTACCCCAGCCTCCTCCGGCCCACGCCCACCCTCACCGTGCCCCAGGCGCTGCAGTCGGCCTTCTCCAGCCATTCCAGCTTCCTGGTGGAAGATCTGATCCGGATCAGCAGGCCGGCCGGCTACCTGCCCAGGAGTGCCCCCGCGGCCGGCGTGTCCCCGCCGGGCTCGGCGGCCCGGACGGACGCGGGGACCCCGGAGCTGCCCGGCCCCACCGCcggccccaggaggggctgctcgCCGCAGGCTTCCAGCGGCGACTCCACCTTCCTCAAGTTCGGAGTCAACGCCATCCTGTCCTCCGCGCCCCGAGCCG AAACCTCCCCTGCGTTGCTTCAGAGCGTCCCGCCAAAGACTTTCTCGTTCCCGTACTTTGAAGGatccttccagcccttcctgaGGTCCTCCTATTTCCCAG CCGCCTCCGCCGTGGTGCCCATCCCCGGCACCTTCTCGTGGCCGCTGGCCGCCCGCGGCAAGCCCCGCCGGGGGATGCTGCGCCGCGCCGTCTTCTCGGACGTGCAGCGCAAGGCGCTCGAGAAGATGTTCCAGAAGCAGAAGTACATCAGCAAACCCGACAGGAAGAAGCTGGCGGCCAAGCTGGGCCTCAAGGACTCGCAG GTGAAGATCTGGTTCCAGAACAGGAGGATGAAATGGAGGAACTCCAAAGAAAGAGAGCTCCTGTCCTCGGGTGGCTGCAGAGAACAGACCCTCCCCACCAAGTTCAACCCTCACCCAGACCTCAGTGATGTGGGCAAGAAGTGCtcgggagaggaggaggaggaggaggaggaggaggttcCCCCTGTGTGCCCGgccagcccccagcaccccctgaCCTACCACCCGTCCCCAGAACATCTGCACCTGAGGGACAGACTGGACTCCCAGATGTCTCCttctccatcccattccagcagccccagcaagCCCTCAGACTTCTcagactcagaggaggaggatgatgaaggggaggaagaagaggaggagataACAGTATCTTAG